A DNA window from Leptolyngbya subtilissima AS-A7 contains the following coding sequences:
- a CDS encoding SH3 domain-containing protein, translating into MNWVFQRVCLSLTPLALLSATPTLAAAPALPGATNSLVPETWLAQADTIETVLLFETESRVVRVYRSGTGLFMNLYNKATDAVELRAAPTQLVPSTRDQTVYRAGGEAQRFARINVVGETELEILAANGSVVLQEPGFNPVVRVPLGATNFRGNNFAPGTPALVLSAEAARLRSAPRLGSTILSTAPRRAVVDVLDRGGNPEDGFIWYQVNYEGTTGWVRGDLLQPS; encoded by the coding sequence ATGAATTGGGTTTTTCAACGCGTTTGCCTATCGCTGACCCCACTGGCGCTGCTGAGCGCTACCCCTACTCTGGCCGCTGCCCCAGCCCTGCCCGGAGCCACCAACTCACTCGTCCCAGAAACCTGGCTAGCCCAAGCGGACACCATCGAAACGGTGCTGCTGTTCGAGACTGAATCTAGAGTGGTGCGCGTCTACCGCAGCGGCACGGGCCTATTCATGAATCTCTATAACAAGGCCACTGATGCGGTAGAACTGCGGGCTGCCCCTACTCAACTCGTGCCTAGCACCCGCGACCAGACGGTTTACAGAGCCGGCGGCGAGGCCCAGCGGTTTGCCCGCATCAATGTGGTAGGCGAAACCGAGCTAGAAATTCTTGCGGCCAACGGTAGCGTTGTGCTCCAAGAGCCCGGCTTTAACCCGGTGGTCAGGGTACCTCTAGGTGCCACCAATTTTCGCGGCAATAACTTTGCCCCCGGCACTCCGGCGCTTGTCCTGTCTGCTGAAGCCGCTCGGCTGCGATCGGCACCGCGTCTAGGTAGCACCATCCTGAGCACAGCGCCCCGTCGCGCCGTAGTAGATGTGCTCGATCGCGGGGGCAACCCAGAGGACGGCTTTATCTGGTATCAGGTCAACTACGAAGGTACCACCGGCTGGGTGCGAGGCGACCTGTTGCAGCCATCCTAG
- a CDS encoding DNA adenine methylase, translating to MTVALSAPPTLHPRPFLKWAGGKGRLLSQYEPFLPTAIDTYYEPFLGGGAMFFHLVGRARRAVLWDINPELVNVYCCVRDRVETLIRHLWDHQRRHNPDYYYQVRQRQNLRSPVERAARLIYLNKTCYNGLYRENSQGHFNVPVGNYKNPTICDPSLLRAASAALQTAEIKTFSFEKLMERSLSSSDFVYFDPPYHPLSSTSSFTGYSRYGFTGADQERLATVFRTLASQGQRVMLSNSDCEFIRELYQGLTMHPILAARAINSRAGRRGKIGELLITPF from the coding sequence GTGACAGTTGCCCTCTCTGCACCTCCGACCTTACACCCGCGTCCTTTTCTCAAATGGGCTGGCGGCAAAGGTCGTTTGCTCAGTCAGTACGAGCCGTTTTTGCCCACGGCCATTGACACCTATTACGAGCCGTTTTTGGGCGGCGGGGCGATGTTCTTTCACCTGGTGGGGCGGGCGAGGCGGGCGGTGCTGTGGGATATCAACCCCGAGCTGGTCAACGTTTACTGCTGCGTGCGCGACCGGGTCGAAACGCTGATTCGTCATCTGTGGGATCACCAGCGCCGCCACAACCCGGACTACTACTACCAGGTGCGCCAGCGGCAAAATTTGCGATCGCCCGTAGAGCGCGCCGCCCGCCTGATCTACCTCAACAAAACCTGCTACAACGGCCTCTACCGCGAAAATTCCCAGGGGCATTTCAACGTGCCGGTGGGAAACTACAAAAACCCCACCATCTGCGATCCATCGCTACTGCGGGCGGCCTCGGCAGCGCTGCAAACCGCCGAGATTAAGACGTTTTCGTTCGAAAAGCTGATGGAGCGATCGCTCTCCTCTAGCGACTTTGTCTACTTTGATCCGCCCTACCATCCCCTCAGCTCTACCAGCAGCTTTACGGGCTACAGTCGCTACGGCTTTACCGGAGCCGACCAAGAGCGCTTGGCGACGGTGTTTCGCACCTTAGCGAGTCAGGGGCAACGGGTGATGCTGTCCAACTCCGACTGCGAGTTCATCCGCGAGCTTTACCAGGGGTTGACGATGCACCCAATTCTAGCGGCGCGGGCGATCAACTCCCGGGCCGGGCGTCGAGGCAAAATCGGCGAGCTTTTGATTACGCCCTTTTGA
- a CDS encoding EcsC family protein, protein MTTPSPSGNPNDQARDTFQAVTQVMQAVVTVLDDMTANTGNVLLSRLQPFLEPVTATVGSVVGPIVGLPFIQYATAIPGMRVLLAALGQVNVVEVRSQVDELRQQYPQESKRTLAQRVMAETALKAASVGLATNFVPPVAFALTLVDIGAVAALQANMIYRIATIYGYSPTDNDRRGEVLAIWLLSSTTGGMVKSGLSVVELIPGLGAVLGIATDASLIYSVGYFACRYYETKRSAPTEILV, encoded by the coding sequence GTGACGACTCCATCCCCCAGCGGCAATCCGAATGACCAGGCTCGCGACACCTTTCAGGCTGTAACCCAGGTGATGCAGGCCGTCGTCACTGTGCTGGATGACATGACTGCCAACACGGGCAATGTTCTGTTGTCGAGGCTTCAGCCTTTTTTAGAACCGGTGACGGCTACCGTAGGCAGCGTGGTCGGCCCGATTGTCGGTTTGCCCTTCATTCAGTACGCCACGGCGATACCCGGCATGAGAGTGCTGCTGGCGGCGCTGGGTCAGGTGAATGTGGTAGAGGTGCGATCGCAGGTGGATGAACTCCGTCAGCAGTACCCTCAAGAGAGCAAACGCACCCTAGCCCAGCGGGTGATGGCCGAAACCGCCCTCAAAGCCGCTAGCGTCGGCTTGGCTACCAACTTTGTGCCCCCTGTGGCCTTTGCCCTCACCCTGGTTGATATTGGTGCGGTCGCGGCCCTTCAAGCCAACATGATCTACCGCATCGCCACCATCTACGGCTATTCGCCCACCGACAACGATCGCCGTGGCGAAGTGCTAGCGATCTGGCTGCTGTCATCGACCACTGGTGGCATGGTTAAATCGGGGCTGAGCGTTGTGGAGCTGATTCCGGGTCTGGGTGCTGTGCTGGGTATTGCCACCGACGCATCGCTGATCTACAGCGTCGGCTACTTTGCCTGCCGCTACTACGAAACCAAGCGATCGGCTCCCACAGAGATCTTGGTGTAA
- a CDS encoding MBL fold metallo-hydrolase: MANIASPSDALFTAQPGNLTQPGTAAPAQAFRLTFWGVRGNIPAPGADTVRYGGNTSCVEVQVGGQQLIFDGGTGLRVLGRHLMAQEQPVAAHIFFTHTHWDRIQGFPFFAPAFAPATQLDIYGAQALNGASIKQSLMDQMLRPNFFKPLQTMAAAMTFHNIAAGDAIALGDVLVEPWSLNRHTSALGYRVSWGDRVLVYATDTDPTQTSVDPNLLMLASGADVLIFDGTYADAAYSEPNSAGLVPWHLGIEVAQASQVKRLVLFHHNPCHTDDQLDQLERQVQASFAQASLAREGMTLDLISESVE; this comes from the coding sequence ATGGCCAACATCGCTAGCCCTTCCGACGCCCTATTCACTGCTCAGCCTGGGAACCTGACCCAGCCTGGAACCGCTGCCCCAGCGCAAGCCTTTAGGCTGACTTTTTGGGGAGTGCGCGGCAATATTCCTGCACCGGGGGCCGACACGGTGCGCTACGGCGGCAACACATCCTGTGTTGAAGTGCAGGTGGGTGGCCAACAGCTGATTTTTGACGGTGGCACCGGCCTGCGGGTGCTGGGTCGCCACCTCATGGCCCAGGAGCAGCCTGTGGCCGCCCACATCTTTTTTACCCACACTCACTGGGACCGCATTCAGGGGTTTCCTTTCTTTGCCCCAGCTTTTGCCCCGGCGACTCAGCTCGATATCTACGGTGCCCAGGCCCTCAACGGGGCGTCCATCAAGCAAAGCCTCATGGATCAAATGCTGCGGCCCAACTTTTTTAAGCCACTGCAAACCATGGCCGCCGCCATGACCTTTCACAACATTGCAGCGGGAGACGCGATCGCCCTGGGCGATGTCTTGGTAGAACCTTGGAGCCTGAACCGTCACACCAGCGCCTTGGGCTACCGGGTCAGCTGGGGCGATCGCGTGCTGGTCTACGCCACTGATACCGACCCTACCCAAACGAGCGTTGACCCCAATCTGCTGATGTTGGCTAGCGGAGCCGACGTCTTAATTTTTGATGGCACCTACGCCGACGCGGCCTACTCAGAGCCCAACAGTGCCGGCTTAGTCCCCTGGCATCTAGGTATTGAGGTAGCCCAGGCAAGCCAGGTCAAGCGCTTGGTGCTGTTTCACCATAACCCGTGCCACACCGACGATCAGCTCGATCAGCTGGAGCGTCAGGTGCAGGCCAGTTTTGCCCAAGCCAGTTTGGCTCGCGAGGGCATGACCCTAGACTTAATTTCTGAATCGGTTGAGTGA
- a CDS encoding CRR6 family NdhI maturation factor translates to MAQTITLHESHLQTLDLTPAQEVIEPLLAAGKVLDSELGLRFVVDISRDPSDPRELSELPEVRLWFIRLDTHYPWLPLVLDWEAGELGRYAAMLVPHQFSPTEGIRYNPEGLEIFMMSKIFVIAAWLKGQGITQYTRLKFMTQMLGYEIDDGLFELLA, encoded by the coding sequence ATGGCTCAAACCATCACCCTGCACGAATCTCACCTGCAAACCCTCGACCTAACCCCGGCCCAAGAGGTGATCGAGCCGCTGCTGGCAGCGGGCAAGGTGCTCGACAGCGAGCTTGGACTGCGGTTCGTCGTCGATATCAGCCGTGACCCCAGCGACCCCCGCGAGCTGTCAGAGCTGCCGGAAGTTAGGCTGTGGTTTATTCGACTGGACACCCATTACCCCTGGTTGCCCCTGGTTTTGGATTGGGAAGCAGGCGAGCTAGGGCGTTATGCCGCGATGCTAGTGCCTCACCAGTTCAGCCCTACCGAGGGCATTCGCTACAACCCAGAGGGGCTAGAAATTTTTATGATGTCGAAAATTTTTGTCATCGCTGCCTGGCTCAAAGGGCAGGGCATTACCCAGTACACCCGGCTGAAATTTATGACTCAGATGCTGGGCTATGAAATTGATGACGGGTTGTTTGAGCTGTTGGCCTAA
- the rbfA gene encoding 30S ribosome-binding factor RbfA, translating to MPNNRRVERVASLIKREISQMMMLDIKDDRVGAGMVSVTDVDVSGDLQHAKVFVSIYGTPEAKAETMEGLHAATGFVRSELGQRLRLRRTPEIIFKEDVGMERGTNVLNLINQLSQERAAKGLTDEFFEDDAGTSAAATPDESNLGDEEE from the coding sequence ATGCCAAATAATCGTCGCGTTGAGCGGGTAGCTTCTCTAATCAAACGAGAAATTAGCCAGATGATGATGCTCGATATCAAAGATGACCGTGTGGGGGCTGGCATGGTCAGCGTTACCGATGTCGATGTGTCGGGCGATCTACAACACGCCAAGGTGTTTGTCAGCATCTATGGCACCCCCGAGGCCAAAGCCGAAACTATGGAGGGCCTCCACGCCGCCACCGGTTTTGTGCGCAGCGAACTGGGCCAGCGACTGCGGCTGCGACGCACCCCCGAAATCATCTTCAAAGAAGACGTGGGCATGGAGCGCGGCACCAATGTGCTGAACTTAATCAACCAGCTCAGCCAAGAGCGGGCCGCAAAGGGCCTGACCGACGAGTTTTTTGAGGACGACGCGGGTACCTCCGCGGCCGCTACACCCGATGAATCCAACCTCGGAGATGAGGAAGAGTGA
- a CDS encoding RNA polymerase sigma factor: MPSHPPSETQQFNHDVQLLLKPNNPHARSLLAFIKRTIQQFGLQAHITEIDIFVEAYLRGVRYTQQNQEHIRQPKAWMRRTAYNIIRECKRDRQRYLAVAFDELMEQEAAGSGPAAVNDEMITHAIASVLQALAALSPSDRNLIQWKVVEGLTWPQVQTKLVAAGEEWVSLATLRKRGQRALERLRTAYHVCDGDSSNDDLPDPPDLMP; this comes from the coding sequence ATGCCGTCTCACCCTCCGTCAGAAACGCAGCAGTTCAACCATGATGTACAGCTTCTGCTCAAACCCAACAACCCCCATGCTCGATCGCTACTAGCCTTTATCAAGCGCACCATTCAGCAGTTTGGGCTGCAAGCTCACATCACCGAAATCGACATTTTCGTCGAAGCTTATCTGCGCGGCGTTCGATACACTCAGCAAAACCAGGAGCACATTCGCCAGCCCAAGGCGTGGATGCGGCGCACGGCCTACAACATTATTCGCGAGTGCAAGCGCGATCGCCAGCGTTACCTAGCGGTGGCGTTTGATGAACTGATGGAGCAAGAGGCTGCTGGCAGCGGGCCGGCAGCCGTTAATGACGAGATGATTACCCACGCTATTGCCTCGGTGCTGCAAGCCCTCGCTGCTCTGTCGCCAAGCGATCGCAACTTGATTCAGTGGAAGGTGGTTGAAGGCTTAACCTGGCCTCAGGTGCAAACCAAGCTAGTGGCAGCAGGCGAAGAGTGGGTATCCCTAGCGACCCTGCGCAAGCGCGGGCAGCGTGCCCTAGAACGGTTGCGCACCGCGTACCACGTTTGCGATGGTGACTCCAGTAACGACGACTTACCCGATCCTCCCGATTTGATGCCGTAG
- a CDS encoding DUF751 family protein — protein MKDFFDNISRYPRYFISFTLGVFFNAAQPLVPLLKQPPTAIALIGAVVAGFLFLTFTLRAMLGLG, from the coding sequence ATGAAAGATTTTTTTGACAACATCTCTCGCTATCCGCGCTACTTTATTTCCTTCACCCTGGGCGTATTTTTTAATGCCGCCCAGCCACTAGTGCCGCTGCTGAAGCAACCCCCTACGGCGATCGCGCTGATCGGTGCCGTAGTGGCCGGCTTCTTGTTTCTCACCTTTACCCTGCGGGCAATGCTGGGCCTAGGTTAA